AACCATTTGTCCTACACCTTTGGATCAACAATGATGAGTTATACGGTGAATGGAAAACCGACTTAGAGATTCCTTTTGCATACAATGTGTATGAATCCTACCATGCGTTCCATGCAGAACCTTGGGGTGGTTATACAAGACGAAATACAATTCGCAGAAAGGTAGTTTCTAAAGAAACAAATGTTTTGATCGAGGACCAATTGGTGACAGAAAACATCGCTTGGATGATGTACGAACCTCTTTTAGAGTCTAAAGGAACCAATGGATCTATTTCTTGCTAAAATGAATTAATTTGGAAATGTTTCTCAAACAAGGGCAAAAGGTTTTGAAATAAGAAGGATGATTATGGACATAGAAATAAAATGTGGATGGATCTTTGTTTGTACGAGAATCATCCCGATATTGACTCTCCTCACTTTTTCGATAGAGGCAGAACCGAAACCAACAACTCTTATTGTATTTGGAGAAAAAGAATACAAATTTTCTTACCAAAACGATCCCAATCGAAAGTTGGTCAATTTAGAAACCATACCTGGAATTCGATTGGATATCAAATATGCAACAACTGATAATTTTACTGGGCAAAAGATTTACAAAGAAGCAAAAGCTTTTGCAAGAAAACCAGTTGCCGATGCTTTACACAAAGCCCAAATTGAATTTTTAAAACTTGGGTATTCCATTCAAATTTATGATGCTTATAGACCCTACCAAGCAACCGTTACTTTTTATGAAATCATTAAAGATACCCGATATGTTGCCTCTCCTAAAACCGGATCAAGACATAACAGAGGTTGTGCGATAGATCTAACCTTAGTGGATACAAAAACAAAACAAGAACTCAAAATGCCAACCAATTATGATTCCTTTGAGAGAGCCGCTTGGGCAGAAGCACCTGTTTCTGATCCAATCACCAAAAAAAATCGAGATACCCTCATCCAAGTATTATCTCAATTTGGATTTCGTGTGAACAAAACCGAGTGGTGGCATTTTGATTTTTTGGAATGTAATGGATTTGAAGTGTTGGACATTCCGTTTGAAGGATTAGAAGATTAGTTTTTTCGGAGAGTTTGATGTACCAAAAGTATTTTTACATATCGTTATTCTTGATGGCTGGTTCCTTGTTTGCCCAATCCAAAGGGATCACTTCCTTTGAAGAAAATGGATTGTATGGATTTAAAAACAAAAAAGGCAAAGTGATCATCGAACCCCAATATGAACAAACAATGGAATTTACCAAATCGGGTGTGGCCTTTGTGGTTTCAAAAAACAAATGGATTTGTATTGATACAAAAAACAAATTTTTATTAGAAAGTTTTCTCTATGACAATGGTCCTGATTACATTGTGGAATCTCTTGCGCGGTATGTGGAAGAGGGAAAGATGGGGTTTCACAATGAACGTTGCCAAAAGGTCATCGAAGCTCAGTATGATTTTGCCTATCCGTTCGAAAATGGATATGCGATTGTGTGTAACGGATGTGAGTTGAAACCGGAAGGGGAACACAAACGAATTGTGGGGGGAAATTACGGGGTCATAGATAAAAAAGGTAATTTGGTAATACCAATAGATTATGAAGCAATCATTTCGGTTGATGCGAAAAAACGCATCGCGGAAGTGAAGCAGGATGGGAAAACAGTGAAGGTGAAGTGGAAAGCGCGGTCGTGATATGATGATTTAGTGCAATTCAATCCAGTGCGAGGCGCTCTGAAATATTATTTTAAATAAGGCGTCAAAGCCGGTAAAAAGAAAGAATAATCTTTTTTGCCTACTTGGATCAATCCGAATGTTTCAGCTTCAGTTTCAATATAGATTTTTCCAAAGAACCAACCTTTTTTCGTGGTACATGATTTGATTGCATTGAATTCGATAGGGATGTGAGTTGCCTCAGTAAAGGGTGGATTTCGAAACAAATGAAATTTTTTGTTTGTTAAAACGAGTAACCAACTCCCTCCGCTATACTTCTTTTGTTTGGTATCCAGAATGCTTATGGTATAACCTTGGATGATTTCATCTTCCACTAGGTATTGGTGGAGGATTTTGAATTCAGGTGTATATAGGTATAAAATATCAATATTGATATGAGGTAGGTGAGAGATAAGGGACAGTATTTGAGATTTGACTGCGGATTCGCTTAACATTTACTATTCCTTGGCTTTTGTTTTCCATCACTCGATTCGGATTCGGATTTTTATTGGTTTAAAAATCTTTATGAACCGAACGTTTCGATCAATGGAATGGGTTTTAAATCCCATTCCATTTTCTGCGCTTTGTTAGTTGTCTATACTGCGTTAACGACTAAATCTCCACCGGCTTTCACTTCGCCAGCTTCGTTTTTTGCTTCTACGAGTACGGTTACCGTTTTTTTACCATCTTTTTCAAATTTCTTTTTGATGGTTCCCACAATTGTGAGTTTTTCACCTAACTTCGTCATGGCTTTGAAAGTTACACCAAAGTAAGCAATGTCTTTTTGGTCAGCCCAAGAAGTACAAAGTCTGCCTACTTGTGCCATCACATACATTCCATGAGAGATGGTTCCATCGAGTCCTGCTTTTCTTGCGAAATCAGGGTCGTTATGGATTGGGTTAAAATCTCCAGATGCTCCCGCATAACGAACTAAATTTGCATGTTCGATCACAGGGATATCGAGTGGAGGAAGAGTTTGACCAACTTCTACTTTATCAAATTGAATTTTTGCCATAGTTTGCCTCCTTGGAATTAATCCTTACGAATGAAAATCGCCATCTCTGCTGAAAGGATTGGATCATCTTTTTCATCATAGATTGTTGTTTTGAAAGTTACAATTTCTGCTCTTCCCACTTTAACGTCGGAGATTTCAGATTGTGCGTACACTTTGCCCGGATAAAGGATTTTGTGGTACGTATATTCTTCTTTCAAGTGAAGGATTTTGGAAAGGTCGATACCGAGTTCCGCCATATCGTTCCAAATCTTTGGGTATCCCCAAAACATGATGACGGTAGGGAAAGTTGGTGGAGCGGGAACGTCAGAGTATCCTGCTTTTTTTGCTTCTTCTACGTCAAAATAGATTGGGTTTTTTTCGTTGATGGCGAGGCAAAATTCTTTAATTTTTCCTCGTTCCACTGTGAAATCAAAACGATCTAGTTTTTTTCCAACTATATCTTTTGTTATTGCCATTGGCATTTTCTCCTTAGTGTTTGTCGATCCATGCAACTAACTCTTTTAAGACGATTGCTCTGTCTTTAGGAAGTTCGTTCATGGTTTCATGGTATAATTCATCAAAAAGTCTCATCGTTTTGTCTTTTGAAGCCACACGTTCAAATGCATCCACTGTTCCTTCTGGAAGAGCAATTTGATCTTCTTTTCCATGGAACATATAGATAGGAACTTTGATTTTCTCAGCAGATTCCAAAGCAAGTGTGTAACAGTTGAGAAGGTAATCACCGAGATACGTACACACATTTCCATGTACGAGTGGGTCTTTAACATATGCATCTACAACCGACTTGTCACGTGAAATAAGGTTCACATTGAGTCCTGTTGGGATGGTGAGTGTTGGCAATGCTTTTGCTAAAAAACCACCAGCAGCTTTTTTAATGTCCATCACAAGGTCAGTTTTGACTTTGATAGGAAGTGCGCTACAAATGTAAGCATCCAAATCATTCTGGTAATTGTCAGTCGCTGTATAAAGAAAAGTAACCGCAGCACCCATCGAGTGTCCAAGTAAAGTGACTTTACTCACACCTTCATTTTGTTTGGCGATATCGATGAGTTGTTTTAAGTCTGCGAAAAAATCAGAAAAATGGGTAATGACTCCTCGGCGTCCATCGGATTTACCATGACCTCGGCAGTCGATGAGGTAAATGGCATAATTACGTTCCGCCATTGCTTCTAACAAAAAATTGTAACGTCCGCCATGTTCCCCAATCCCATGGTGGACAACGAGCACACGTTTGACTCCTGACTTAGGTCGGTAGATCTGGTAATAAATTTTACCACCATCTTTGTTTAGAAAGGTAGACTCCACGCGGGAGTAGGCTTGTTCCCAATTACTCATAGATGTCAAGGATGGATGATGGAAACCTAAAAAGAAACAACTTTTCCTATTCTTAGGAAACCTGTTTTGCAAACTGGTTCCAAATGCGAAAGATCCTAACCTTCGCCCCTATCCTATGTTTTTGTCTCATTCAGTGTTTGAACAAATCGGAATCCCGTTTCCCAGTGGATTTGGTTTTGGAATTAAAAAATGCGAAGCCCAAATTCAAAATCGGAACAGACAATCGCACATACCATTGGAAAAAAAATCCGGGTAGGCAAAGTGGGCTTCCACTTTCTCGAAAATGGGAAAATACACAAATTACCTTTAATACAAACAAAGAGATTTTTTTAAACCATTCCCTTGATTCCATTTATTTCCCACCTGGCCAAGAATACCAATTTACCCTTCCAAAAGGGAGATACAAATTCTCATCACTTGTTGGTTTGTTAGGCGAAAAAGAATTCCAACCTAATGTTTCAGGAAAATTGAAATTGTATACTCAGTCCCAATTCCTCGAAGAATGGGATTTCACTGGAACTACAAAAGAACAATGGAACAAAAAGGAAACATTCGTTACATTGGAAGGTGATTTACGACTCGTTTGGGAAAGTAAAGATAGCGATTTATACATCGGTGAACCTTTGTTATATCCAAAAGAATGGCTAGATAAACTGATTCCCACTCAAAAACCTAAGTCAGTGATCCTGATCGTTGTAGATTCAGCAAGGAAGGATTTTATAGGAGCTTACGGGTTCCGTCATTCAGTAACACCAAACATCGATCAAATGGCAAAAGAATCAGTTTTTTTTGAAAATCCTTTTGCCAATGGAAATTGGACAAAACCTTCCATGATGTCTTTTTTCCATTCTGAATATTCGTCTAACCTTGGTTTGGGGAATTCTTGGTTTTCGACAAAACCATACCAACGAAAAGTTTATTATGGTAAAAAAAGGGATAATCTAGCCAAAACTTTTCGGGAATCTGGGTATTATTCCAAAACCATTATGAATAATGTTTTCTTTTTGGATTATACAACAGTGGGATTGGATTTAGGGTTTCACAATTCCTACCAAGTGGGAATGGACATTGTGGATACAGAAGTTCTTACAAACCATGCAATTGAGTTTGTGACAGAAAAAAAAGACATCCCATATTTTTTGCATTTTAATTTGAACACTCCTCATGCTTCCTATTCACCACCTCCAGAAGATATGAAGGTTGTGAGAAGTATCATTCCTGATTCGGAATTTTTTCGATATGAATCTCCCGTGCAACGTTACTTAGGTGAGATGCATTATACTGACAGGGAAATTGGTAGGTTAGTAACAAAATTAAAAGAACTAGGAACTTATGATGAAACGATGATCATTGTGACAGGGGACCACGGGGAACTTTTTAGTCCTGAACATGATTATAGTTACCACTTCATTATGCAAACTAGGTTTGGCCATGGAGAAACTCATTATGATGAAGAAATCAATGTGCCATATTTTATCAAACTTCCTAAGTCCATAGCGGATAACATTGGCAATAACAATCAAATTCGTATTCCCGGCCAGTCATCTTTATTATCACTTGCGCCTACCATTTTAGGTTTTTTGGATTTATTACCTAAAAATTCGACTTACCAAGGGGTGGATTATGCATCTTGCATTCGAAACGCGAGTCCTTGTCCCAAGGAAACTTATATTTATACGGAAGGGCGAATGTCAGAATCTGTTAGAACGGAAAAGTATAAATACATTCGTAGGTATCCAGGTTTCACAACCGTTAGGCGAACTTCTGCTGGTGAACCTCATACCATGACGGAAGAACTTTACGACTTAAAACAAGATCCTAAGGAATTACGAAACTTAAGCCTTGAAGCGGAAGGGGAAACTCTTTTGCAACAAGCAAGAGCCGACTTCCGACGAGAAAATTTTCTCAAACGGAATGGACTTCGGATTTGGATCCCTCCCTGTGAGCAAACAGTCTGTCGTGATACTATGTCCATGAGTGTACAAGGTTCTATTTATGATTGGATTGCGCCTCCGACAGTCCAAATCGCTTCTGGTTCCGCAAAAACAATTTCTGTATCAAAAGAATCGAATGATCGAAAGGTTCCTCTTGGATCCCGAGAACCAAAACAACATCTACCGGCAGAAATCATTTTGAAAACTGTGAACCCCGAACTCGGTGCCTTCTTCCAATTCACAAGGAATGGAAAAACGATCCCTGTTCGTTTTGGAAAGTATGGATTGGAATTCCAAAGTTCTATGACTCACATCGAAGACTTGATTGTATCCGAACGACAACCTGATGGTTTGTACGAATCACCACTTCCATGGGTGTACAACGATGGAGCATTCAGTGGGTCAGGTGAGTCGGAGGTACAAAAAGAGATGGGAAAGGAAGTGAAAAAAATATTAGAAACATGGGGATACATTCACGAATAATTGCTCGTAGAGAATATGGCATTTTCCTTAGTCTAATTACACAGTTCTATGAAAGATACCTTTATCGCTCCTCGTTTTGAATTTCCTGTTGCTTTGGGATTGGATTTGGGTTTTCCCATTCTCACAAAACTTTTGTTTAACTTAGATGGAGTGGTACTAGCCAAAGAAGATGAACTTCGCCTAAAAGAAACAAAAGACAAACGAGTTGTGTATCTTTTAAACCAACCCACAGAGATGGAATCCATCATCGCCTACCAAGTAGCCAACTCCATTGGAACAAGATTTCATTATATGGCATCACGTAGTATTTTCAATTGGGGTTTTGGAATTGTAGGTGAACTTATCAAACGAGTTGGAGCATTTTCTGTTTTACATGGAAGTTCCAATCGAAAGATGATTCGAACCACCAAACAAATATTATCCGAAAATTCCGGAAAACTTGTTATGTATCCAGAAGGGATCATGTCTGGTGAAAATGATAATTTGGTTTCCTTTTTACCGAGTACAGCCCAACTCATTTATTGGGGATTGGAAGAAGCCAAAAAAAAGGATCCACATGCAGAACTTTTTTTACAACCAACCTTTGTGAAATATAAAATTTCTGGCACAAGAGATTCCATTTTAAAGGACATTGAAACCTCTTTATCACGGATCGAACGTAAATTAAAGTTATACCCAGGTGGAAGGACAGTGCTTCGCAGGTTTTTGACTGTGGGCCGTGTGATGTTAGAGGAAACGGAATTTGAACTTGGAATCCCAAAATCAGAGATCAATGGTAAGGATTTTGATTACCGATTGGGAAGGGCAAGGCATATGGCTCTGAACCTAGCAGGTCAAATTTTACAGATCAAATTCCAAGATTCAGACAATGCCATCCAAAAGATTCGGATTTTATTCCATGCTTTGGACCGAATTGACGCAGGGATTCCATTGGAATCTACCCCCAAACACCTAACGGACCAAAACATCCGCCGAGCCAAACAATTAGTAGAGACAGCGTATGCATTTCTCATCACCCAACCTAAAAATCTCATCCAATGGCCATCCGCAGAACGCCTTATGGAATGGATTTGTAGTTTTGAAAGGCATATATTTGGAAAATCAGAAATGAGAGCTAAAAAAGCGTATGTTTACGCATCACACTCCATTCCACTTGCTCCTTATTTTGAAAAATACAAAACAAACAAAAAAGATAGTTATCATTTGTTACTTGGTGATATCAGAAAGGAAATGGAAAAACTGATGGAACGTGGAAAAAAGGAAAGTGAACCATTAGTCCCACCATACTCTGTAGGACTCGATTTACAGATTGGTTAGTCGAGAACGAGAGTGATCTCTACTCTTCTATTTTTGTGACGATTCTCTTCTGTGTCATTTGGGGCTACTGGTAAATCGTCAGCATAACCTCGAAAGGAAATCTGTTTTTCGTCCATCTTATAATTATCAACTAATGAGTGTAAAACGGACTTTGCTCTCTCTTCTGATAATTTTTGATTGTATTCTTTTTTCCCAATA
The sequence above is a segment of the Leptospira levettii genome. Coding sequences within it:
- a CDS encoding M15 family metallopeptidase; the encoded protein is MDIEIKCGWIFVCTRIIPILTLLTFSIEAEPKPTTLIVFGEKEYKFSYQNDPNRKLVNLETIPGIRLDIKYATTDNFTGQKIYKEAKAFARKPVADALHKAQIEFLKLGYSIQIYDAYRPYQATVTFYEIIKDTRYVASPKTGSRHNRGCAIDLTLVDTKTKQELKMPTNYDSFERAAWAEAPVSDPITKKNRDTLIQVLSQFGFRVNKTEWWHFDFLECNGFEVLDIPFEGLED
- a CDS encoding WG repeat-containing protein, which codes for MYQKYFYISLFLMAGSLFAQSKGITSFEENGLYGFKNKKGKVIIEPQYEQTMEFTKSGVAFVVSKNKWICIDTKNKFLLESFLYDNGPDYIVESLARYVEEGKMGFHNERCQKVIEAQYDFAYPFENGYAIVCNGCELKPEGEHKRIVGGNYGVIDKKGNLVIPIDYEAIISVDAKKRIAEVKQDGKTVKVKWKARS
- a CDS encoding PH domain-containing protein, which translates into the protein MLSESAVKSQILSLISHLPHINIDILYLYTPEFKILHQYLVEDEIIQGYTISILDTKQKKYSGGSWLLVLTNKKFHLFRNPPFTEATHIPIEFNAIKSCTTKKGWFFGKIYIETEAETFGLIQVGKKDYSFFLPALTPYLK
- a CDS encoding MaoC/PaaZ C-terminal domain-containing protein is translated as MAKIQFDKVEVGQTLPPLDIPVIEHANLVRYAGASGDFNPIHNDPDFARKAGLDGTISHGMYVMAQVGRLCTSWADQKDIAYFGVTFKAMTKLGEKLTIVGTIKKKFEKDGKKTVTVLVEAKNEAGEVKAGGDLVVNAV
- a CDS encoding FAS1-like dehydratase domain-containing protein, with translation MAITKDIVGKKLDRFDFTVERGKIKEFCLAINEKNPIYFDVEEAKKAGYSDVPAPPTFPTVIMFWGYPKIWNDMAELGIDLSKILHLKEEYTYHKILYPGKVYAQSEISDVKVGRAEIVTFKTTIYDEKDDPILSAEMAIFIRKD
- a CDS encoding alpha/beta hydrolase; protein product: MSNWEQAYSRVESTFLNKDGGKIYYQIYRPKSGVKRVLVVHHGIGEHGGRYNFLLEAMAERNYAIYLIDCRGHGKSDGRRGVITHFSDFFADLKQLIDIAKQNEGVSKVTLLGHSMGAAVTFLYTATDNYQNDLDAYICSALPIKVKTDLVMDIKKAAGGFLAKALPTLTIPTGLNVNLISRDKSVVDAYVKDPLVHGNVCTYLGDYLLNCYTLALESAEKIKVPIYMFHGKEDQIALPEGTVDAFERVASKDKTMRLFDELYHETMNELPKDRAIVLKELVAWIDKH
- a CDS encoding sulfatase; amino-acid sequence: MRKILTFAPILCFCLIQCLNKSESRFPVDLVLELKNAKPKFKIGTDNRTYHWKKNPGRQSGLPLSRKWENTQITFNTNKEIFLNHSLDSIYFPPGQEYQFTLPKGRYKFSSLVGLLGEKEFQPNVSGKLKLYTQSQFLEEWDFTGTTKEQWNKKETFVTLEGDLRLVWESKDSDLYIGEPLLYPKEWLDKLIPTQKPKSVILIVVDSARKDFIGAYGFRHSVTPNIDQMAKESVFFENPFANGNWTKPSMMSFFHSEYSSNLGLGNSWFSTKPYQRKVYYGKKRDNLAKTFRESGYYSKTIMNNVFFLDYTTVGLDLGFHNSYQVGMDIVDTEVLTNHAIEFVTEKKDIPYFLHFNLNTPHASYSPPPEDMKVVRSIIPDSEFFRYESPVQRYLGEMHYTDREIGRLVTKLKELGTYDETMIIVTGDHGELFSPEHDYSYHFIMQTRFGHGETHYDEEINVPYFIKLPKSIADNIGNNNQIRIPGQSSLLSLAPTILGFLDLLPKNSTYQGVDYASCIRNASPCPKETYIYTEGRMSESVRTEKYKYIRRYPGFTTVRRTSAGEPHTMTEELYDLKQDPKELRNLSLEAEGETLLQQARADFRRENFLKRNGLRIWIPPCEQTVCRDTMSMSVQGSIYDWIAPPTVQIASGSAKTISVSKESNDRKVPLGSREPKQHLPAEIILKTVNPELGAFFQFTRNGKTIPVRFGKYGLEFQSSMTHIEDLIVSERQPDGLYESPLPWVYNDGAFSGSGESEVQKEMGKEVKKILETWGYIHE
- a CDS encoding acyltransferase encodes the protein MKDTFIAPRFEFPVALGLDLGFPILTKLLFNLDGVVLAKEDELRLKETKDKRVVYLLNQPTEMESIIAYQVANSIGTRFHYMASRSIFNWGFGIVGELIKRVGAFSVLHGSSNRKMIRTTKQILSENSGKLVMYPEGIMSGENDNLVSFLPSTAQLIYWGLEEAKKKDPHAELFLQPTFVKYKISGTRDSILKDIETSLSRIERKLKLYPGGRTVLRRFLTVGRVMLEETEFELGIPKSEINGKDFDYRLGRARHMALNLAGQILQIKFQDSDNAIQKIRILFHALDRIDAGIPLESTPKHLTDQNIRRAKQLVETAYAFLITQPKNLIQWPSAERLMEWICSFERHIFGKSEMRAKKAYVYASHSIPLAPYFEKYKTNKKDSYHLLLGDIRKEMEKLMERGKKESEPLVPPYSVGLDLQIG